One Mus pahari chromosome 10, PAHARI_EIJ_v1.1, whole genome shotgun sequence genomic window, TGCCTTCCCACATACTTGACACTCaaagggcttctctccagtgtgtgttctcAAATGTGTAATAAGGGTTGAGGAAGAAGCAAAGGCCTTTCCACAGTGATCACATTCAAAGGGTCTCTCTCCCATGTGACTTTTCATATGTTTGATAAGGCCTGAGGTTGAagtaaaggctttcccacactcgtTACACttgtaaggcttctctccagtatgtgttggTAAATGTTTACTAAGGCCAGAACGCCCTGTGAAGGCTTTGCCACAGTCCTTACATTTATAGGGTTTTATTCCAGTGTGAACCCGAAAGTGATCATTAAGACATGAAGAATTTCTAAAGCATTTTCCACAAANCTTACATTCAAAGGGCTTCTCCTCAGTGTGAGTTTTTAAGTGCTGAGTTAGTGGATAACACCTAGAAAAGCCTTTCCCACATTCCTTACATTGATAAGGTTTCTCCCCAGAGTGAGTACGCATATGAATATTAAGGTTGGCAGAATATTTAAAACTCTTCCCACATTCCTTACATTCATAGGATTTTTTCCCATTGTAGGTTTGAGCACTCTCAGCATGACTCATGGCTGGACTAAAAGTATCACCACACTGTACCCATTCAAAGAGTTTGTCTTCACTGTGACTTCTCCCAGGNCTCTGAAGGGAGGACTGACTATCAAAGACTTGCTGAAAATCACTGGAATCAATGAATTTGTTTTGTACACATGTTGTCTGGTAAGCTGTACTTTCAATCATACTTAAGTCTTTTCCATACTGGCGTAATTCAGGACCGGTGTCTGCAGAGGAAGTCTCCTTAGGATGAATAGGAAAGAGTTGTCCATACTGAACACAATCATAAATGTTCCCTGTATGTGTCAGACTGCATGAAGGGGTTTTGACAATTTCTTCAGGGGGCTTAAAGTCACAGAGCTCCTTTCCATTCTGGCTATTTGGctgttgattaaaaaaataagatgaagataTTAAAATTACTTAAACTGTATTAATATACTTCACTTATCTAAAGACAAGAATGTGATGAGGAtgattttttcccattttaattacatgcatttCACTCAATGTAGATGAAAAAATCCTATTGCAAGATCTTATGCCATCTGTTCTAATTCTGAAAGGCTTCCTGTGCTTCCAGAAACTGTTTTAAAAGCCCAATGTCTACAGCTATAGGTAGGAATATGTGCTAACGGGAACTCAAGTTtcaaacaatgatttttttttttttagatactgctCCTGTGGATGTAGGCTATTTCTCTCTAATACGTCTTTATCTGTAAGCATTTTGATAAAATTTATATGAATACCCAGTCTATTTcaatgaaaaatatgaaatatctcTTTTGACTCTTACCAGTTGTATCTCATTTGacatttttaactgaaaaatatCCTGCTGAAATATTGTCCCTCTGGTGTTAAGTTGCATACCCCATTCTGAAGTTAAATAACACAAAAAAACTTGTTAGTGTTTCCacattgaaaaagaaacattaataatatatttcattttaatttgttctcatattaaacaagttaaaaataaagctgtTAAAAATGTTAGCTACTTGGCTATGTCTAAGATTTTAAAGACTGGGGACACAGGTCCATGTCAGAATAAAAGAGTTCCGGAGGGTTGGAGAGATTGGTCAGAGGTTAAAAACACTTACTggtcttatacatacatacatacatacatacatacatacatacatacatacatcacccAGATTCAGTCCCCATCACCCACATCAGACCACTCACAAACCCTTTGTCTTCAGTTCCTCCCCTGGCCACCACAttcacatgcacgtgcacacacttGGCACACACGGACGCACACAAgtccacccacacacatgcataaaattaaaacaacaataataaacatttttaaaagagtccTTGGATCCAGcagtcaataataataatgataataacataaacataaaattgtaaagagAATAGGCAGCCAAAATTTAGCAATAATTTACTCTCAAATTTAAGTGCACTAGTAAACAGAGACAATattagtaaggaaaaaaaaataatttggaaaatcgaaattgtaaaaaaaaaaaagtcttagataGAAAGTAATAGTTTAGAGATATGAATATCTCATAAAGCATTCATGTCCTATGGTCTCAGCCTTCTGACTCAAGTTTTCTCTTCTTAGTAATATACcttagtggcagagcacttgctggtcttaCCTTTGTGCCAGCCACAGAAGGGGGGAAGAAGGTCCTACTATATTCCAAATAGAACTCCCAAGCATTTACCTTGGAGAACTCTTCCCATGACTACTCTCAACTCTTCAGCCTCCAAGCAAAAGCGGGATCTAGATTTGATGAGCTGACATCCTACACATGAGGAAAGATGCATTAGTGCAAGCAGATCATGCAAGAAAGGGTATACCTTTCCATGACTTAGAAACTTTGGTTCCAATGACAATAAAATGAATACTGCTAAAGACTCCAATATGTAAACATCCCTTTTATGTGTTGGTAGGTACTGACTTCATATCTTTAAAGCCTAAAGTGATAATtacaaagacaagacaaaacgATAATTTTGGGCCAGTTGGATGGCTCACCAGGCAAAatgcttgccactaagcctgaccaCCTGTTTACATGCCCGAGACATGGTGGAAGGAacaaactgactcccacaaactGTCTCCTGACTTTTAGGTATACACTatgacaaacaaaaaataaatgtaaacaaaacacttttaagtactaatcaaatataaaagaaagtaaaagtgaGACAGATTTCTACTGTATGGCCTTAGTTGGCCTaaaactctgtagactagactggccttgaactcatatttGCCTGTCTGTACTTCCTGGAGTACTAAGATAAAAGGCACGTGTGTTATCACATCCACAGATCTTTGttatatggagaaaaaaaaaaattatactagtAGTTAAAAAATGCAGTGCATCCAAACCATATGGAAGCACCATTAAAACAGAGACAATCAGGACACCAAATGATATTTCTGATTCAGTTTGTCAAAGATAGCCTGGTAATTTCCTTTTAATGGAGCACAATTGTAATACTCATGATTTCAGGTTTGTGTCTTAAGACACAACAGGGCAgatgaaaacataataaaaaagagtATGAGGCNTTTCTCTTTCTCGTTCCCACTGGtcacccccttcctctcttctccttNcctggtttttgcttgttttgttttttaagagagtctctatatatttaaatgcagagatactcctgcctctgtctccctagtacTGAAATtcaaggcatacaccaccacacccagatctcTGCTATTTTCAACTGTCCTTAGAGCTGCCATCACCAAACcgaaaacaaagaaaagtcatAGGTGCGAATTCCAGGCTCGTCAGGTAAAGGTgctcgctgccaagcctgacaacctaagtttcaTCCCTAGAACTCAAATGGTAGAATGAGAgatgactcccaaaagttgtcccctgaACTCCATTTGTGAACTATAATACACAGaaatgcacgtacacacacagcataaaataatgaaatgtaattagaaaaatatacataCNTTTGGTTTTTATAAGAGTCTACAGGGAATGAGGGGAACCTCACCTAGTGTAGCCAGGTTCTGGTAGTTCTCCANCATCACCTCTCTGTAAAGGTTCCGTTGTTTTGTGTCCAATAAAATCCATTCCTCCTGGGTGAAGTCTACAGCCACATCCTCAAAGGTCACTGACTCCTACAATCACACACACTTGGATTTGAGCCGACTAACATGTCCCTCCAAGGTCACAGGAGACTGAGGATAGGAATTAATGCCTACACAGAGTTGGGAGTCCTCTAGCAGCCTACGCCAGAGTTCAGTGAATAGCNGTAAGTATGCTTTATATCTATCTCACTAGTATTAATTCTCACTttcatatcttatttttaatgacaggGTTGGCCAGGTTGGCTGGCACTaatgtctctctcctcctcccaccttttcctcctcagtgctgggattaaaggcatgcaccatcatgcctggacNTNATCCCTGGCTTTTGACACATCTCACTGTTTCACCCACAACCTGACCACATGGGCTTTCTaatctatttccttttatttaaatacaCTAAACACAGTGCACACACTTGATAAATGGTGAGAGNTGGAGAAAGTCTTTCAGAAAGAAGAACATTCATCNCCTTTATCAANTGTCAGAGCAcagtaaaatcagaaatatataaTGAATGTGCTGAGGTTGAAGATCTATTACAAATTACTCCAATGTTGAAATGATGTTCACAATAATCATAAACcaatataaaactttaattttaaacaaactcaaagacaaaagccacatgatcatctcattggatgctgagaaagcatttgacaaaatccaacaccNNNNNNNNNNNNNNNNNNNNNNNNNNNNNNNNNNNNNNNNNNNNNNNNNNNNNNNNNNNNNNNNNNNNNNNNNNNNNNNNNNNNNNNNNNNNNNNNNNNNNNNNNNNNNNNNNNNNNNNNNNNNNNNNNNNNNNNNNNNNNNNNNNNNNNNNNNNNNNNNNNNNNNNNNNNNNNNNNNNNNNNNNNNNNNNNNNNNNNNNNNNNNNNNNNNNNNNNNNNNNNNNNNNNNNNNNNNNNNNNNNNNNNNNNNNNNNNNNNNNNNNNNNNNNNNNNNNNNNNNNNNNNNNNNNNNNNNNNNNNNNNNNNNNNNNNNNNNNNNNNNNNNNNNNNNNNNNNNNNNNNNNNNNNNNNNNNNNNNNNNNNNNNNNNNNNNNNNNNNNNNNNNNNNNNNNNNNNN contains:
- the LOC110327634 gene encoding zinc finger protein 883-like isoform X3 produces the protein MQLNTRGTIFQQDIFQLKMSNEIQLPNSQNGKELCDFKPPEEIVKTPSCSLTHTGNIYDCVQYGQLFPIHPKETSSADTGPELRQYGKDLSMIESTAYQTTCVQNKFIDSSDFQQVFDSQSSLQXPGRSHSEDKLFEWVQCGDTFSPAMSHAESAQTYNGKKSYECKECGKSFKYSANLNIHMRTHSGEKPYQCKECGKGFSRCYPLTQHLKTHTEEKPFECKXCGKCFRNSSCLNDHFRVHTGIKPYKCKDCGKAFTGRSGLSKHLPTHTGEKPYKCNECGKAFTSTSGLIKHMKSHMGERPFECDHCGKAFASSSTLITHLRTHTGEKPFECQVCGKAFTCSSYLRIHMRTHTGEKPYVCKECGRAFSERTSLTKHLRTHTGENPFECNVCGKAFACSSYLHNHIRTHTGEKPYVCKECGKAFTVSSHLSKHVRIHTGEKPHKCEECGKAFTVRSGLTKHIRTHTGEKPYNCKECGKAFTTSSGLLEHKRSHTGEKPYECDQCGKAFASSSYLIAHLRXHTGEKPFECKECGKAFTCSSYLHIXMRXHTGEKPYXCKECGKTFAVYSHLSKHARIHSGEKAYTCKSDGIAFSRSHRTEHMKSLEINSFVGRDEETALGSSIALEVHPNSQCKKACQCKPFIK
- the LOC110327634 gene encoding zinc finger protein 883-like isoform X2 translates to MGRVLQEWGMQLNTRGTIFQQDIFQLKMSNEIQLPNSQNGKELCDFKPPEEIVKTPSCSLTHTGNIYDCVQYGQLFPIHPKETSSADTGPELRQYGKDLSMIESTAYQTTCVQNKFIDSSDFQQVFDSQSSLQXPGRSHSEDKLFEWVQCGDTFSPAMSHAESAQTYNGKKSYECKECGKSFKYSANLNIHMRTHSGEKPYQCKECGKGFSRCYPLTQHLKTHTEEKPFECKXCGKCFRNSSCLNDHFRVHTGIKPYKCKDCGKAFTGRSGLSKHLPTHTGEKPYKCNECGKAFTSTSGLIKHMKSHMGERPFECDHCGKAFASSSTLITHLRTHTGEKPFECQVCGKAFTCSSYLRIHMRTHTGEKPYVCKECGRAFSERTSLTKHLRTHTGENPFECNVCGKAFACSSYLHNHIRTHTGEKPYVCKECGKAFTVSSHLSKHVRIHTGEKPHKCEECGKAFTVRSGLTKHIRTHTGEKPYNCKECGKAFTTSSGLLEHKRSHTGEKPYECDQCGKAFASSSYLIAHLRXHTGEKPFECKECGKAFTCSSYLHIXMRXHTGEKPYXCKECGKTFAVYSHLSKHARIHSGEKAYTCKSDGIAFSRSHRTEHMKSLEINSFVGRDEETALGSSIALEVHPNSQCKKACQCKPFIK
- the LOC110327634 gene encoding zinc finger protein 883-like isoform X1; the protein is MXENYQNLATLGCQLIKSRSRFCLEAEELRVVMGRVLQEWGMQLNTRGTIFQQDIFQLKMSNEIQLPNSQNGKELCDFKPPEEIVKTPSCSLTHTGNIYDCVQYGQLFPIHPKETSSADTGPELRQYGKDLSMIESTAYQTTCVQNKFIDSSDFQQVFDSQSSLQXPGRSHSEDKLFEWVQCGDTFSPAMSHAESAQTYNGKKSYECKECGKSFKYSANLNIHMRTHSGEKPYQCKECGKGFSRCYPLTQHLKTHTEEKPFECKXCGKCFRNSSCLNDHFRVHTGIKPYKCKDCGKAFTGRSGLSKHLPTHTGEKPYKCNECGKAFTSTSGLIKHMKSHMGERPFECDHCGKAFASSSTLITHLRTHTGEKPFECQVCGKAFTCSSYLRIHMRTHTGEKPYVCKECGRAFSERTSLTKHLRTHTGENPFECNVCGKAFACSSYLHNHIRTHTGEKPYVCKECGKAFTVSSHLSKHVRIHTGEKPHKCEECGKAFTVRSGLTKHIRTHTGEKPYNCKECGKAFTTSSGLLEHKRSHTGEKPYECDQCGKAFASSSYLIAHLRXHTGEKPFECKECGKAFTCSSYLHIXMRXHTGEKPYXCKECGKTFAVYSHLSKHARIHSGEKAYTCKSDGIAFSRSHRTEHMKSLEINSFVGRDEETALGSSIALEVHPNSQCKKACQCKPFIK